Genomic DNA from Helicobacter pylori NQ4053:
CCTTTCCAAGCTGAGGTGGATCGATACGGCGCGTATAGTTTGAGTGGGGAATACGCATATGACAGGCCATTTTTGTGGGGTTCTAAAAGGATTGGCCCTGATTTGCACAGGGTGGGGGATTATCGCACAACCGATTGGCATGAAAAGCACATGTTAGATCCTAAAAGCGTTGTGCCGCACAGCATCATGCCCGCCTATAAGCATTTATTCATAAAAAAGAGCGATTTTGACACCGCTTATGCAGAAGCTTTGACGCAAAAAAAGGTTTTTGGCGTGCCTTATGACACCGAAAACGGCGTGAAATTAGGGAATGTAGAAGAAGCGAAAAAGGCCTATCTAGAAGAAGCTAAAAAAATCACAGCCGACATGAAAGACAAGAGGGTGCTAGACGCCATTCAAAGAGGTGAAGTGTTAGAAATCGTGGCTTTGATCGCTTATTTGAATAGCTTGGGTAATTCCAGGATCAACGCTAATCAAAACGCTAAATAAGGGGTGAATGATGGATTTAGAAAGTTTGAGAGGTTTTGCGTATGCGTTTTTCACCATTCTTTTTACGCTCTTTTTGTACGCTTATATTTTTAGCATGTATAGAAAGCAAAAAAAGGGCGTCGTGGATTATGAGCGCTATGGGTATTTAGCACTAAATGACGCTTTAGAAGATGAGTTGATTGAACCACGCCATAAAGAAGTTCATGATAAGGGCATAAAGGAAAGTTGAAATGGATTTTTTAAACGACCATATAAATGTTTTTGGCTTGATTGCAGCGCTTGTGATTTTAGTTTTAACCATCTATGAATCCAGTTCGCTCATTAAAGAAATGCGCGACAGCAAATCTCAGGGTGAGCTTGTAGAAAATGGGCATTTGTTTGATGGGATAGGGGAGTTTGCCAATAATGTGCCAGTAGGCTGGATCGCAAGCTTTATGTGCACGATTGTGTGGGCTTTTTGGTATTTTTTCTTTGGGTATCCGCTGAATAGCTTTTCTCAAATCGGGCAATACAATGAAGAGGTTAAAGCGCACAACCAAAAATTTGAAGCCAAATGGAAGCATTTGGGTCAAAAGGAATTGGTGGATATGGGTCAAGGCATCTTTTTAGTCCATTGTTCGCAATGCCATGGCATCACCGCTGAGGGCTTGCATGGGAGCGCTCAAAATCTGGTGCACTGGGGTAAAGAAGAGGGCATTATGGACACCATTAAACATGGCTCTAAGGGCATGGATTATCTCGCTGGGGAAATGCCCGCTATGGAATTGGACGAAAAAGACGCTAAAGCGATTGCGAGCTATGTGATGGCAGAAATTTCTGGCGTTAAAAAGACAAAAAACCCTCAACTCATTGATAAGGGCAAGGAGCTGTTTGAAAGCATGGGTTGCACAGGCTGTCATGGCAATGATGGTAAGGGCTTGCAAGAAAATCAAGTGTTTGCGGCCGATTTGACCGCTTACGGCACAGAGAATTTTTTGAGAAATATCTTAACGCATGGCAAAAAGGGCAATATAGGGCATATGCCATCATTCAAGTATAAAAACTTTAGCGATTTGCAAGTTAAAGCGTTAGCCGAATTTATCCAATCGCTAAAACCCTTAGAAGATTAAAGGAAAAGAGATGAAATTTTTAAACGGATTAGCAGGGAATTTACTGATTGTGGTTATCTTGTTGTGTGTGGCCGTTTTTTTTACGCTCAAAGCGATCCATATCCAAAAAGAGCAAGCCACCAATTATTACCGCTATAAGGATATTAACGCTTTAGAGACAAAAAGCACCCAAAACCGGGCTAACTATGAATTAGTCAATCAAGGGAGTAAAAAATGAAATTCACGACTTTAGAAAAAATCTTAGCCTTAATGGTAGTAGCGACCATTTTAATGACAATTGTTATTTCTTTTGTGCCTAACTTGTTTTTGTTTAGCACATGAGAATCTTATGGCTTGCAATAGCCTTTGTTTGTTGTTTGGGGGCTGATAATTATGTTTTGAATAATTCTAAAGGGCGTTTGGTAGAAAAAAGCGTTTTGTTTGTAGAGGGCGTTTCTAAAGAGCTTTATCTTAAAACAGGCGTGCGTTTTGCGATTGATATGACGGATTTTGAAAAAAATCCTATCGCTTTGGCGGCTAAAAAGGAACGCCAAAAGTATCAAGAGGGCTTTTTAAAGCAGCTCAAGCCCCCTTTTGTAGTATTCTTTTTTTACCATGACGCTCAAAAAATAGAATTAGTGGCTAACCCTAAAGATTTGTTAGACACTGATAAAATCTTTTTTGAAAAAATCGCTCCTTTACTCCCTACAAACCCTAAAGAATACACGCCCCAAAGGATTTCAGCCATGCTCATTAACGGCTATTCGGTCGCAGTAGATGCTTTAGCGGAAAAATATCATGTGAATATCGCACAGAATTTTAACGCTCCTAAGGGAGTAACTTTTGTAAAGGTGGTTATTTATATTTTATTATTGACGCTTTTAGGCGCGTTTTTGGGGCTTTATTTTTTTAAAAAATCTTAAGAGAGAAACCAATGAAAGAAAAAAACTTTTGGCCTTTAGGGATCATGAGCGTGCTCATTCTTGGGCTTGGGATTGTGGTGTTTTTGGTGGTGTTTGCCCTAAAAAATTCGCCTAAAAACGATTTAGTGTATTTCAAAGGGCATAACGAAGTGGATTTAAACTTTAACGCTATGCTTAAAACTTATGAAAATTTTAAGTCTAATTATCGTTTTTCAGTGGGTTTAAAGCCCCTTACCAAAAGCCCTAAAACCCCTATTTTGCCCTATTTTTCTAAAGGCACGCATGGGGATAAAAAAATCCAAGAAAACCTTTTAAACAACGCTTTGATTTTAGAAAAGTCCAACACGCTTTATGTGCGATTGCAACCGCTCAAACCCGCTTTAGATTCGCCAAATATTCAAGTGTATTTAGCGTTTTATCCCAGCCCATCACAGCCCAGATTATTAGGAACGCTTGATTGCACAAACGCATGCGAGCCTTTAAAATTTGATTTGTTAGAGGGCGATAAAGTGGGGCGCTATAAGATCCTTTTTAAATTCACTTTTAAAAACAAAGAAGAATTGATTTTAGAGCAACTGGCTTTTTTTAAGTAGCGCGTTTAAAAAATGCCTTTAGCGTTTTTTATTGGCGCTTGATGATGAAAAGCCTGAATTTTCTATCCAAATGGGTATAATAATCGCATGGGTTTTTTAAAAGTTTTGAAACATGACGCTTTAGGGCAAGTAGGGAATATTGTTATAGGGAATTTCTTAATAACGCTCACTGTTTTAGCGGTTTGTTTTTCCTCTCAAAGCACTGAAGAAACGACCATGCTCACCCTAAGCTACACGCTCTTTTTTGTCTTGGGGGCGTTTTTACTGATTGCAATCAGTGTGGGAGCGATCAAAAACCTCAACACGCTTTTTTCTAAAAGAGGGGTTTTAAGCTTTTCCTTACCCATTAGTTTGGAGTCTTTATTGCTCCCTAAAATCTTGCTCCCCATGGTGTTTTTTATCTTCAGTTTGTTCTGGTTTGTAGCGAGCGTTCGTTTGGGCTATTACCTTTTTAACGCACAATCCAGCGTGCTGTTTATCTTGCACACCGCTTTAAAAACCTTTGTGTTAAAACCCACTAAAACCCTAGGTATCGCGCTGTTTTTAGGGCTTGTTTTAATGAAATTTTTATTTGTTTTGAGCGTTTTAAACGCTGCTAGGATCAAAAAAGCGCGTTTTTTACTAGGGGGGCTGTTGTTCATTCTTGTGGGGGTTGTTTTGGAATTAGCGTTTAATTCGTTACTGCCCTTAATGAGTTCTAGTTTAAGCATCAATGAGGGGTTTTATTATTTCTTGCAACAACAAGAATTGCAAGAAAATAAATATTATCTTTTATGGGGGGTGGATTTTTTAAAAATCCTTTTATTGTATGGGGTGATCCGTTACTTGCTTATGCATAAACTAGAATTGGATTAAGAAAAGCGGTATTTTAAATATTCATCAGTGAGCAAGCAGTCTTTAGTCTTTAACAAACTGGCATAAAACCCATGCTGATAACCTAATTCAAAAAGTTTGTCTATGGCGAGAATTTGAACCTCACTTAAGCGCGTTGAAGTTTCGTTCGCATACAAGCTTAAATAAGTTTGTAAGCGCTCTTTATTGACACGAATGAGCGAACGCTCTAACAGCATGCTAGAGAGCAAATTTTGGTGTTTTAGTGCAACTTCAACCGCTTTAATCAAAGCCTTTTTAATCAAAATCGCACGATACAAAGGGATGGATCGCCTAATCGCCATGCCCCCTAAAGGCAAGGGTAAATCCACTTCAATGAGTTCTTTCCAAACATCCCACAATTCTTTTTCCACTTCTAATTCATTATGAAAATCCAAGATGCTTTCATGGATGAGCACGCCCGCATGCACTTTTTCTTCCAAAACCGCTTTTTCAATGTCTAAAAAATTCATGTAAGCGATGCGCGCGTGTTTGTAATAGATCTTAAACAAAAGGGCGTTGGTGGTGTGCTCCCCACTTAATGCGACTTTAAAGTCTTTTTTCAATTTCACGCCCTTTTTTTTCACTAATTTAGGCCCATAGCCATTCCCAAAGCTCGTCGCTGTAGGGAGCAAGGCGTAATCGTTCGCAATTTTAGGGTATAGCCCGAAACTAATCGCGCTCACATCATAAGTGTTTTTTAGGGCTTCTTGGTTTAGGGTTTCAATATCCAGGGCAATGTTGTGGAATGTTTTATTTTTAATAGGGCAATCTATCCAGCCAAACTTAATCGCATAGTACATGAAAATATCATCAGCATCAGGGCTATGAGCGACACTAATCAAAGTAAAATCCTTTTGTGATAGGGTAAGTCCCTTTATTATAATAGATTTTAGGCTAGGATTTGATAGAATAAACAAATCAAATTCAATAAGGTGATTTAATGGCAATAGATGAAGACAAACAAAAAGCGATTTCTTTAGCGATCAAACAAATTGATAAGGTTTTTGGTAAGGGGGCGTTGGTGCGCCTTGGGGATAAGCAAGTAGAAAAGATTGACGCTATTTCTACAGGCTCGTTAGGGTTGGATCTGGCTTTAGGGATTGGGGGCGTTCCAAAGGGTAGGATCATTGAAATTTATGGGCCAGAGTCAAGCGGAAAAACCACTCTAAGCTTGCACATTATCGCAGAATGCCAAAAAAATGGCGGCGTGTGCGCGTTCATTGACGCTGAACATGCCCTAGACGTGTATTATGCCAAGAGATTGGGCGTGGATACAGAAAATCTACTCGTTTCTCAACCAAGCACGGGCGAAGAAGCCTTAGAGATTTTAGAAACGATCACCAGAAGCGGAGGGATTGATTTAGTGGTGGTGGATTCGGTGGCGGCTCTTACGCCTAAAGCAGAGATTGATGGGGATATGGGCGATCAGCATGTGGGCTTGCAAGCAAGGCTTATGAGCCATGCATTAAGAAAAATCACCGGTGTTTTGCACAAGATGAACACCACTCTCATTTTTATCAATCAAATCAGGATGAAGATTGGCATGATGGGCTATGGGAGTCCAGAGACCACAACCGGGGGTAATGCCTTAAAATTCTATGCGAGCGTTAGGATTGATATTAGAAGAATCGCCGCTTTAAAACAAAACGAACAGCATATCGGTAATAGGGCTAAAGCTAAAGTGGTTAAAAATAAAGTCGCTCCGCCCTTTAGAGAAGCGGAATTTGACATCATGTTTGGGGAAGGGATTTCTAAAGAGGGCGAAATCATTGATTATGGCGTGAAATTAGACATTGTGGATAAGAGCGGGGCATGGCTTAGCTACCAGGATAAAAAGCTAGGGCAAGGTCGAGAAAACGCTAAAGCCCTACTGAAAGAAGATAAAGCCCTAGCGAATGAAATCACTCTTAAGATTAAAGAGAGCATCGGCTCTAATGAAGAGATCATGCCCTTACCCGATGAGCCTTTAGAAGAAATGGAATAAAAAGGATTTTGATGCTAACCATTAAAGATGTTCATGCTTTAGAAGTGATGGATAGTAGGGGCAATCCTACCATTCAAGCCAGCGTGATTTTGAGCGATAACACTAAGGCGAGCACGATTGTGCCTAGCGGGGCGAGCACCGGTAAAAGAGAAGCGTTAGAATTAAGGGATAATGACAAAACCCGTTTTTTGGGTAAAGGGGTTTTAAGGGCATGCGAAAATGTCAATAGTGTGATCAAACACCATTTAATAGGGCTTGAAGCGATCAATCAAGCCTTTGTGGATGAGAGGTTAAGGGCTTTAGACGGCACGCCTAATTACGCTAATTTAGG
This window encodes:
- the ccoO gene encoding cytochrome-c oxidase, cbb3-type subunit II, with protein sequence MFSFLEKNPFFFTLAFIFVFAIAGLVEILPNFKSARPIEGLRPYTVLETAGRQIYIQEGCYHCHSQLIRPFQAEVDRYGAYSLSGEYAYDRPFLWGSKRIGPDLHRVGDYRTTDWHEKHMLDPKSVVPHSIMPAYKHLFIKKSDFDTAYAEALTQKKVFGVPYDTENGVKLGNVEEAKKAYLEEAKKITADMKDKRVLDAIQRGEVLEIVALIAYLNSLGNSRINANQNAK
- a CDS encoding cytochrome c oxidase, cbb3-type, CcoQ subunit — encoded protein: MDLESLRGFAYAFFTILFTLFLYAYIFSMYRKQKKGVVDYERYGYLALNDALEDELIEPRHKEVHDKGIKES
- the ccoP gene encoding cytochrome-c oxidase, cbb3-type subunit III codes for the protein MDFLNDHINVFGLIAALVILVLTIYESSSLIKEMRDSKSQGELVENGHLFDGIGEFANNVPVGWIASFMCTIVWAFWYFFFGYPLNSFSQIGQYNEEVKAHNQKFEAKWKHLGQKELVDMGQGIFLVHCSQCHGITAEGLHGSAQNLVHWGKEEGIMDTIKHGSKGMDYLAGEMPAMELDEKDAKAIASYVMAEISGVKKTKNPQLIDKGKELFESMGCTGCHGNDGKGLQENQVFAADLTAYGTENFLRNILTHGKKGNIGHMPSFKYKNFSDLQVKALAEFIQSLKPLED
- a CDS encoding DUF4006 family protein, with amino-acid sequence MKFLNGLAGNLLIVVILLCVAVFFTLKAIHIQKEQATNYYRYKDINALETKSTQNRANYELVNQGSKK
- a CDS encoding menaquinone biosynthesis family protein; translation: MISVAHSPDADDIFMYYAIKFGWIDCPIKNKTFHNIALDIETLNQEALKNTYDVSAISFGLYPKIANDYALLPTATSFGNGYGPKLVKKKGVKLKKDFKVALSGEHTTNALLFKIYYKHARIAYMNFLDIEKAVLEEKVHAGVLIHESILDFHNELEVEKELWDVWKELIEVDLPLPLGGMAIRRSIPLYRAILIKKALIKAVEVALKHQNLLSSMLLERSLIRVNKERLQTYLSLYANETSTRLSEVQILAIDKLFELGYQHGFYASLLKTKDCLLTDEYLKYRFS
- the recA gene encoding recombinase RecA — its product is MAIDEDKQKAISLAIKQIDKVFGKGALVRLGDKQVEKIDAISTGSLGLDLALGIGGVPKGRIIEIYGPESSGKTTLSLHIIAECQKNGGVCAFIDAEHALDVYYAKRLGVDTENLLVSQPSTGEEALEILETITRSGGIDLVVVDSVAALTPKAEIDGDMGDQHVGLQARLMSHALRKITGVLHKMNTTLIFINQIRMKIGMMGYGSPETTTGGNALKFYASVRIDIRRIAALKQNEQHIGNRAKAKVVKNKVAPPFREAEFDIMFGEGISKEGEIIDYGVKLDIVDKSGAWLSYQDKKLGQGRENAKALLKEDKALANEITLKIKESIGSNEEIMPLPDEPLEEME